From Mobula birostris isolate sMobBir1 chromosome 8, sMobBir1.hap1, whole genome shotgun sequence, the proteins below share one genomic window:
- the LOC140202078 gene encoding scavenger receptor cysteine-rich type 1 protein M130-like — protein sequence MTIDGGVDRVQDTGLPLRLFAGSHSCAGRLEVQYNNTWGTVCDDSWDLADAHVVCRQLGCGRARWAPDIPIITQAYGDIWLDEVKCTGNESSFSSCLSSIPGHHDCDHKEDVIVVCSDSGLIPTDSNIPGFGTGTSSIMAIVCITLGIIFVAELFVLITIARRGSATSAGPLASGRDSPFGFYQAIYEEIESISQGKSFTKAQDSVTGSIDCIHQIEYYTSDNINGECHATEGPEENSSSICEHRFQKDIVSGWASNE from the exons ATGACGATTGATGGAGGTGTAGATCGTGTTCAAGatacag GTCTCCCATTGCGTCTTTTCGCTGGCAGTCATAGTTGCGCCGGGCGATTGGAGGTGCAGTACAATAATACCTGGGGCACGGTGTGCGATGACTCCTGGGATCTGGCCGATGCCCATGTAGTCTGCAGACAGCTGGGCTGTGGCCGTGCTCGCTGGGCTCCAGATATACCTATAATTACCCAGGCATACGGTGATATTTGGCTGGATGAAGTAAAATGCACGGGAAATGAATCTTCTTTTTCCAGCTGTCTTTCCTCAATACCCGGCCATCACGATTGTGATCACAAGGAAGATGTCATCGTTGTTTGCTCTG ATTCCGGTTTGATTCCCACTGACAGCAATATCCCAG GATTTGGAACCGGGACATCCTCGATTATGGCTATTGTCTGCATAACCCTTGGAATCATCTTCGTCGCTGAGTTATTCGTTCTGATAACGATAGCACGCAGAGGGTCAGCAACAAGTG CAGGTCCACTGGCGAGTGGCAGGGATTCACCTTTTGGCTTTTATCAAGCAATTTATGAAGAGATTGAAAGTATTTCACAGGGGAAGAGCTTCACTAAGGCACAAGATTCag TCACTGGATCCATTGATTGCATCCATCAAATCGAATATTATACTAGCGATAATATTAATGGGGAGTGTCATGCCACAGAAGGTCCTGAAGAAAACTCTTCCAGTATTTGCG AACACCGTTTCCAAAAAGACATCGTGTCCGGGTGGGCGTCCAATGAGTAG